In Corynebacterium nuruki S6-4, the following proteins share a genomic window:
- a CDS encoding TetR/AcrR family transcriptional regulator: MTERSMRMVTTQGRQAARGAYDRETVLRRCVDAFNEHGYEATSMGMLSKVLGISKSGIYHHVSSKEEILEVASDRALAALEGVRTECEAMSAQATGEVVWSAVLEHLLRETVRLAVEERPYVALLLRLRGNSPVETAALERRRELTRYTEDLMVKAAAAGELSPAVNPRLQARLQLGMVNSVVEWFTVEGEVGVGELQDNVVEMVFRGISAR; the protein is encoded by the coding sequence ATGACCGAGAGGAGTATGCGCATGGTGACGACGCAGGGCCGGCAGGCAGCCCGTGGCGCCTACGACCGGGAGACCGTGCTGCGCAGGTGCGTGGACGCCTTCAACGAGCACGGCTACGAGGCGACGAGCATGGGGATGCTGTCGAAGGTGCTCGGCATCTCGAAGTCGGGGATCTACCACCATGTCAGCTCCAAGGAGGAGATCCTCGAGGTCGCCTCCGACCGGGCCCTCGCCGCACTCGAAGGGGTCCGTACCGAGTGTGAGGCCATGTCGGCGCAGGCCACGGGGGAGGTGGTCTGGTCGGCGGTACTCGAGCACCTGCTGCGGGAGACCGTACGGCTGGCGGTCGAGGAGCGGCCCTATGTCGCCCTGCTGCTGCGGCTGCGCGGTAATTCGCCGGTCGAGACCGCGGCGCTGGAACGTCGCCGGGAGCTCACCCGCTACACCGAGGACCTCATGGTGAAGGCCGCCGCGGCCGGTGAACTCTCCCCGGCCGTCAATCCGCGGCTGCAGGCGCGCCTCCAGCTGGGCATGGTGAACTCGGTGGTCGAGTGGTTCACCGTCGAGGGCGAGGTCGGTGTGGGGGAGCTGCAGGACAACGTCGTGGAGATGGTGTTCCGGGGGATCAGCGCGCGGTAA